Proteins encoded in a region of the Drosophila sechellia strain sech25 chromosome 2L, ASM438219v1, whole genome shotgun sequence genome:
- the LOC6611637 gene encoding cytidine deaminase yields the protein MTQVFINGARDDLNVREFQSLDHSIQELILAATEARKQAYCPYSNFAVGAALRTSDGTIYSGCNIENGAYATCICAERTAAVKAISEGKRDFVACAVVAQQDNGFTTPCGVCRQFLSEFVNGKDIALYAAKPTNLPLRVLCTSVLQLLPNGFSFANGK from the exons ATGACACAGGTGTTTATCAATGGTGCCAGAGACGATCTCAATGTACGGGAGTTCCAGAGCCTGG ATCATTCGATTCAGGAGCTCATCCTGGCAGCCACTGAAGCCAGGAAACAGGCTTATTGTCCGTACAGTAACTTTGCCGTAGGAGCCGCCTTGAGGACCAGCGATGGCACCATATACTCTGGTTGCAACATCGAAAACGGGGCGTATGCCACCTGCATTTGTGCAGAGCGCACTGCAGCCGTCAAGGCCATCAG TGAAGGCAAACGCGACTTTGTGGCTTGTGCAGTGGTGGCCCAGCAGGATAATGGCTTCACCACGCCCTGTGGCGTCTGCCGGCAGTTCCTTTCGGAGTTCGTCAACGGCAAGGACATCGCCCTGTACGCCGCTAAGCCGACCAATCTTCCATTGAGGGTGCTCTGCACCAGCGTTCTCCAACTGCTGCCCAACGGCTTCAGCTTCGCCAACGGAAAATAG